DNA from Nematostella vectensis chromosome 5, jaNemVect1.1, whole genome shotgun sequence:
CGTGGAATACCCATGTGTAATAATGGTTTTTATTATCGTACTTACTGCAGTTCTATTCGTCGCTGTTATCGCCGCAGTCGTTCTCACTTATCCATGTGTAATAATGGTTTTTATTATCGTACTTACTGCAGTTCATTTCGTCGCTGTTATCGCCGCAGTCGTTCTCGGTGTCGCATACCCACGTGGCAGAAATGCAACGCCCGTTATCGCACTTGAAGGACGTGTCGGGGTTACATCTGAAATTCTGGGCTGAGCCGGAAGTCACGAcacaaaaataacaatgaaTATCTTTCAGGGCGGATGGAGTAGAGTTAGCCTCGTCCACTAGCTACCTTTGGTCGGCTCTACTTATTGAGACTCACAACAGATGACGCCCAAAGAGATTATCCAAGGCTCTGAGGCGCTATATAATAAGGTAACTAGTACAAATCAAgactaccctgggtaccagagcctcgtcacggcattttggctgagcgtcactggacgagagaagtctggaggctccaGGGTAAAATCAAGACGTGGACGTCTTGATTTGGCACGAGGCTAGGGTTAATTAAGGTGAGATGTTTACACATATAATTTGGATCCTGCAGGCAATATGTGTTCAGCATTTCATGAATCTATTCCCAGAGAGATCTTGTAGTAAAGTAAATTCAGAATACCTCCAATCACTAAAATAGAGTAGATAAGAATTTGCGAGTGCGTCCGTCACACATTAAATCATTCTCTCTCAAACGTTTGTTTTaaattgttttacattttttccTTAGCCCTCTATCCATTGGAGGCCTGTGTAACAACCGAAACAATGTTCTTCGCTGTATGATTATTTCGACCAAAGTGTTTGTAGTGGCTTATCACGCAAGCAGTCAGAATTTGCGTCAATGTGACATTGCGGAGCAGTAGTCTGATAAAAGTACACCGTATTCAGGAAAAGTTCTTCCCTTCTCATCACCATTCTTCTGTCAGTTTTATATAACGCAGCTCGATTCCGAAATGAGGGCACGTTAGGGGAAAATGGATATGAAAAATGTAGATATGACTCACCAGTAAGGGCTGACGCTAGGAGGATACCAACGAACGCAGTCAAACATACTCTTCGCAACATGGAGGTAAGTTCCATCTTTTACGCTGAGAAGGATCAAGAACGACTTTAGAAAATGTCGAGCTCAAAGATGCATTCTTTTCACCTTAAAATGTTGAGAATACTGAGCATAAAGGAATTCGTGTGGGATTAGTGATAAAATTCCAGCGTAAAAAGATAAACAGTTGGCAAAACTGTAAACGATACTTCCGGAGACCAAATCGAACTATCCTAAACCTATATTATTGCTTTATCAGATGCGATTAAATTCAGATGATGGAGGATACAAAACCAGGCCAAATCTGCCTCCACATCAAGAAAGCAATGCCGTCTCGTGGTATGGCAGATTCTTGTGTTCGTGTATGGGTGATGGGCGGCAAAGACACAAGAGTAGACTGTCTGGTGCTTTCTTGACAGAGAAGGCAGTAATGTGCAGTGGCGCCGTCATTAAAGACGACCTAAGAAAACGGCAACATTCTATCTCTTTTTAGGAAAGCACGCTTTAGTGAATTTGCGAGAGATGTAATATTTGCAGCACAATCTAAAGTACAAGACATCGACTTAAACGTAGTGACATATTTTCCAAGAAAACGAGAGGCAGAGGCGGTGGTAATACACGATGCCAGTTGCCCCTCACTCATCAAGATGAGTCGAGCGTGGCTTGTATCGTCTAGGCGGCTCGTCAACAATCATCGTCATCGAGGCGTGTTCACGGAGAAGAGCGACGAGAAAGTCGTGCTTAATTCGCATGGTGTTACTCGCGCCTTGACTCGATAATCAGCCGTTTGCATATCCATGAGGGCGCTCGGTATGAttggatattttcttttcaatgctAGGCTATTTTAAAATTGACGAAGTTCTCTGGGCATGTTATTTTCTCACAGATCAAATGTTGGCACAGTTGTTAAGGGTAATTCCCACCGCATCTCTCTGGAACGTCCGTGACGAGCCGTTTGAGCCCATGATATCAAAGTAATGGATTAAACTGTTGAACTTGTGTATAGTCGTTCCCTAAACGATGACCTTATTATAAAATGAAGCGGTCCAGCTCAAATTATCGCGCATTACTCTAATAAAAcgtattttgctgctatctaaGCCTCTGTATATTTTAAGAATTTGTGAAATCTCAAGCTGAATGTTATTATAAAgaagttcttataaaaataaagattgtAATTCTCTTTTGCAGCTGGAATGTTAAATTGGGTTAATTACCAAGGATGCTGGTCTATGATCCATGGATGGTTTATGATCCATTAAATTACTAGATACAATGCCGTCGAGTCAAAGGCATAAAAAGGCGCCTCCGATCGCCGCCGTCACACGGCTCAAGTCCGACCGCGAAAAACAGATCGAATTTGTTGGCTTCTGTGGAGGGATTCAAATCGGAGAAGACGGAAAAGAAACGTAGCAAAAGCAATAACTAACTCAACTCGCGTCGGAATCGGGGTATAGATAAATAGATAGAAtcctttatttattattacttaGGGTTATCCAATCAGAAGCTAAAACTAACCCCTGCTATCAACCGGAGCACTGAGTTACTACAAATATGCTAAAATAGATAATCATTAAACACTATGATCTATTAAGGATTaagaattattttaataattaaaaaaaaaacatagcaaCCGTGATAGTAAAAAGATCGCTTCGTTATTTCAGTCCTTACTGCAGGCAAATAAAGCCAGAAAACCAGAAAACCAAGAAAACAGTTGTGAGAGGACCAGGCAATGCACTATCCGGGCTCTCGTTGTCCTTGGTAGCCGCGTAAAACCTGCAATACCATACTACCCACTCTTCCGTATTTCTCTTGTTTTAACCGACATCGCAAATCTTTGGACGTCCGGTCATGTCAGAGGGTGCATAACGCATGGCAATAATCTGTTCTGTTTACAGCCATCATCTGACAACATTACAGGGGTCAATTGCTCATCCAAAAAGATAACATTGGAACAAATCATTTTCTACACACTTGGGAAAAGGTCTGAAAGGTCTCTCTCGTGCGTTTGCCTTCAGTCGTTTGTATACAGTTAAATCAGTGCTTAAAAAATGTAAGCTGATTTAAGTATTACAGATATAACTGTCTTAAAGTAAAGCAGGCTAAATCAATCTTAGAATTAGAATAGCTCTCACATAACGCACAGACAATGactatttgtgccattctccCCAGACAAGTCTATCTGATCCGCCTATAATTAGGAATACATGGCCTTCACTAAGTATGTTTCGTCTGTATTTGCTATTGACCTTTGCTCTATGATCATGAAACCTCGGAATTAACTTGAGTTAATACCACTCGTACAACGTGTATCCTGCATTGACAATCAACACATCTCGCTAGCCATTCGCGCAATTCAGAGACGCGGCGAGACGAGAACTCTCCTGCCGGGCTACGAATAAAACGCCTGTCTCAGAACAATCGATCCACTCACGAATTCCAGCGACTATAACCGTATAACTTTATTCACGGCACGAGTCCCCTCTCCAGTTTCTTTAGCATCATCCAATTTATGTTACAATTGGTTATGTTTTGAGTACCATGAAAAATGTAAACGTAAGTTTCCTTATTTTCAACAATCCATCGACCCAGTTTGAGTGCAATTCTCACTTACCCTGATAACGTTGCAAAATGCTCTCTCTTCTTTCTTTACTTAGCAGGTCGACGGTAGCTATCTAAAGAAGTCAAAGAAATGACAATTAAATCTATCAAACCTGGCTATAGTTAAATATCCACACCGAGACCTATAGTCCACGCTGGAGGTTTCCGCAGAATGCTTTATTGATACATTCACTCGGGCAGGATCAAAGGGTCATGTCTGACGGGCGGTCCCGACAGACCACCGGAGTGAGTTAGTCAAGCCGATATAAGTCGAAATTCCCTCGGGATTAGGGTGGGGGAGGGACGATGGATGGGCAAGTAGAAAAAAAgcattcccagaaataagggacattagccagcggtttctctgggctcacattttgctaggcccgcgaggaataacagcggtataacaaataaaaacgagATTCCGGCCAGCACAGGGGCTTCCCTTTTGTTGTTACACTAGAAGTTTTTAATCAGGTTGACTAAAATTCCAAATAAAAGTAGTATTAGCGGTGTTTAAACGTGCAAGGGGCATCTCTGATTTGATACGTCTAATGATAATGGAAGTGCGGCAGTATTGCTGAGGTTGGAAAACATTATATGcgcaaatttttaaaaaaatgtattttagaaaGGCTTTATGGTTCACCTGTGTCTATCCCAGAAAGCCGTGGggccgtttaaaaacaaaatggagaaTGGACGGAGAGAAATTGTTCTTGCGGAGCGCACCGTTTTCCTTGCTTCAGTCTGCAccttaaagacaacaataatggTTCCTGAACTAGGCATAACTACATCAAATGTCATTTCTTCGGGAACAAGATTGGAAGGCGCTACTGCCTATTTTATTGGCCAATTTGATGGAAGGATAGTCGATTTAAcaatttcgagtcctgcacctgtgatgcggcgaacagttctaccttttaaacgactacttttatgcccgatttcaatgaaattacagagaatgtatggagGATTGTATGCTCTCAAGCGAACAAAAGTGCAATGTCCAAAGAACAATTATAGGGCTTTCTCTGACATCGTTTGAACGGAAAGTGTATCACTCGAAtggcaaggttttttttttctgaaacgagaaaatttgataaattgtgacgtctccccacatttccttataataaatggcagccattttgacattgtatgtgcactattacgcatgcgtggcggccatgttgtctcttatttctgggaatggGATGGGGGAGGTCGGGTTGTTCCTAGGCTGGTCTCTGCTGGTTCCTGGATCTTGGCTTATATATGTTTCTTCAAGGGCAGAAGCAACATAACCTGTTAGGCTAAATactgataataataaaacaaaaattccCTTGGCTGAAATTTTCCTTGTTTTGCAATGCACTCACCTATGTTCAGGGACCCAGGGCGCCGAGAAAAGCGTAATGAGGCGacagaggggggagggggcgggaGAGATGAGGAAGGAGGGAGAAGACATCTCGCTTATTTTTCGCTTTCattaacccctccccctctgccGGCCCAGTCCCGCCTCGTTCTTATGCTTCGTTATGCTGATCTCGGCGCCTGCAAACTGCAACACATCTCGAAACTAGTTTGCACATGGCATTTAGGTATCAATTTCCACTCATCCACTCACCGAATTCGTAGATTTCACTCGATTGAGCCAGGGGCTGAAGGGTAGTTGTTATGACGAAAGCATCCCCTACTTTTACAATCCTAAAGCCCGTGAATGGGTCCAACTTGGGCCAGGACCATGTGAAATTCAAGTtcaaaaaatccttttttttactttttccgTTATAACTCGTACTGAATTACATTGTCTCTGCACCAGAATTACCTTTTTCCGTgtatttatctttattataACACAAATCTTCAAATAGCAGAATAGGTTTCATTGTCAGGCACATACtcggggtgggggggaggggtaggatTCGCACGTACCCCCCCTTGGCcgctggtcatttcttattgaaggaccGCCAGAAATATTCCTTTTTCtgtatgatacctatgacgcgtctcccctcccccccccccccccccaccaccaaaAGCAATTTATGGGTACATGCCTAAACGTTCTCCAGATCTGGTGGCTTGCCTATACAGTATTTACaacatcctttttttttactaaaatattttaaattaaaCTACAGAATTGGATATTAACTTAAACCATCCACTATTTTTGGTCTCagtttaaatattttcttacgtATGTGATTGGACAGATCTGTGATGTTTAATCTATCTCAGTTTGACTTTGAGCCTTTTTTCCACTTCCTCACGTACAATATCTTGGATAGCGTTGACTTCTTGGGCCTCTAGTGTTCTGTCCATGGCTCTGTAAGTGATGCGATAACATTGGCTTTCTTGGTTTGTCTTGGGATGTACAAAGCTATCAATTTGCTCTACCTACAAAGATAATAGCAGAGATACATGTACTTTTAAAAATGCAGTTTCACAAACCAGTGCACTTATACAACAAGCAGTACAAGGGAAGGTATCAGCTATAAACATGTCAAGGGCATGATGGTACACATTTTTATACAAACCCTTAAAATAACTGACCTACATCCATCTAATCCTCCCATATTTTTCGTTTTGTAATAAGAAAAGGCTAACAAATAGACTGTGTTTACTCCAATGGTGAGTTTTTGGCTAACTTTGAACAATATTATAGCTGTCTGGCTTCTCTctacggagctctgcacttATTAAAGTCAAATGGCAAATGACAGCTTACAAAGgcaagtcccttttatagtgtGGGTTCATGTTTAATCATATTGATATATACAAAGTAAATTCGTGATTTTAAGACACCAATTTTCAAGATGAGAAATTATACTAGAAGACTGAAAAAAGGCAGTTAATCCCCCATATAACATGAAGTTTAGATGTAGAGATAGTAAACAAGTAAACAGTAAAACTACACACCTGCTCAATAAGATCCCCAGCAATGTTACGGACAAGCTCAAACAGATCATTTGGAGAGAAGCCCTCAGAGATCCAAAAAGCAATGTCTTTATATGTTGGTGGGTATTTGCTAAACGGCTTGAATGCCTCAATCTGTCCATCCTTGAACTGGCCAAGAAATCGCTCATCTGTGCTCCAGAACAGTCTAATGTCTGGAATGTCGAAGAGTCTCATGGCCAACCGTTCAAGTCCAATACCAAATGCCCAACCAATTTGGTGACCAGCCCCACCTAAAGCCAAATCAGCAACATGGTAATTATGACATATAAATCATTATTCTGTTTAATTTTTGCCCGTTCTTAAATTCACGTTTTTCTGTGCTTTCAAagaacttttgaaaaataagtaGGAGCACAGTCAAGATCTGCTAGTGACGAGTGGCAGTCATAGATAGTATCATATGCAAAAAATCTCAGATTTTAcaaataatcaataaaaaaagaccattttcGGAGATGAAGATGGGTACCCATTCTTTCACCCACCCTTTAGCAATGGCCCACACTGCATGTACATGCAGTGTACCCATGCATGTCCATATACtgtaacctttcagagttgatagattttgtcaattctttatattttcatctcccaaatggtatgtggttcctATCTATGTGGACCCTATTAAATGCATGTTTGTGCAAATAACGCAAGATCGAGTGTGCTAAACCAGTTCCTGTCTTCATGTCTTTTTAGTTATTGGTGTGGTTACCAGTTTTACTGTCGTCTTTATagtatctcaacctggtagtcaaataatgatttaacttcaggaaacaaatctacAAAAATTAGCAGATTCTTTTAAGCCTATGAAATGCTTTTTTTGAATTGTGTGTGCGTGCTGCATGcccaatcaagaatggcgacattctcaagagtgtgcactgtttttgaaacctacaacaaaacaatattttctttttcgcaTATAATTCTtgattttaaattattcttcccttcattgtgggtagcattgcaatagaaaacacttcACCGATattttttgtggtattgccgtctctgaattttaacggattaaggaaaatatgttgttttagattttattgccaaaacttggaattattcactcgattcctTCTCCTTTGCACGGCCAGAAaaattttcgaaaaaaaattaaaatttcaatcaaattcaatacccttttcaaaatttgaaagtttagctgtgctttcttttggctagaatgatataagtgaaaggtttaaAGAACtttaaacaatttttattcaagacaaaaatttggcagagtcaaGTAACAGTTTTTGATGAGCCTAATAACACCTATGAACAACAGTATGACCTAGGGGAGCATTGCTGTAGTTAGACAAAATGAGGGTACTGTAAAGGTGTCTCTGAAAAATCAGGTAAGAGAGATTTTAACAAAATTACCATAACAAATCAAAATATAAGACTGTTAGCAGGCAAGTGCTAAAAGGGAGGTCTTTCTTACTGTTCTCCAGCAGTTGTTGTTCCATTACTCCACATCCTAGCACTTCCAGCCACTCCCCGCCAAACTTGACTTCAAGTTCCCAAGAGGGGTGGGTGAAGGGGAAGTAGGTATCCACCCACTGCATTTCTACCCCCTCCCCGCACAGCTTCTGTACGATCCCCGTCAGGGTACTCTTCAGGTTAAACTCCACCAGTTTAACAGCTTCTAGCGTGTGgatggcttgcttgtcttctGTTCTGCTTCCCGTTTTGTCAAATATTTCCAGAGGGTCCTAAAATGAAACATACATACTtggtgtt
Protein-coding regions in this window:
- the LOC116601470 gene encoding phenylalanine--tRNA ligase, mitochondrial, whose translation is MAASSLLHLRSAKIESNSYVLACIRKSFRRTIASIPGNKEAAISQESVKVLSKTYPRDEQTNVTPTILSKVGRNLHHVKDHPLKILKDQIHEFVYDSYRKWGNGPMFTTIDNLSPVVTVAQNFDSLLVPKDHISRSRNDNYYINKEFLLRAHTSAHQLDLIRSGLDAFLVTGDVYRRDEIDSCHYPVFHQMEGVRLFTQHELFSSYKDPLEIFDKTGSRTEDKQAIHTLEAVKLVEFNLKSTLTGIVQKLCGEGVEMQWVDTYFPFTHPSWELEVKFGGEWLEVLGCGVMEQQLLENSGAGHQIGWAFGIGLERLAMRLFDIPDIRLFWSTDERFLGQFKDGQIEAFKPFSKYPPTYKDIAFWISEGFSPNDLFELVRNIAGDLIEQVEQIDSFVHPKTNQESQCYRITYRAMDRTLEAQEVNAIQDIVREEVEKRLKVKLR